One genomic region from Streptomyces sp. NBC_01431 encodes:
- a CDS encoding succinate dehydrogenase/fumarate reductase iron-sulfur subunit, giving the protein MSTYDASFRVWRGDSDGGGLTDFTVEVNDGEVVLDIIHRLQATQAPDLAVRWNCKAGKCGSCSAEINGRPRLMCMTRMSVFARQETITVTPLRAFPVVRDLVTDVSFNYTKAREVPAFVPPKGVAPGEYRMQQIDVERSQEFRKCIECFLCQDTCHVVRDHEENKAAFAGPRFLMRVAELDMHPLDAAAEVNLDRKKTAQDEHGLGYCNITKCCTEVCPEHIKITDNALIPLKERAVDRKYDPLVWLGDRIRRRET; this is encoded by the coding sequence GTGAGTACGTACGATGCGAGCTTCCGGGTCTGGCGGGGCGACAGCGACGGCGGGGGGCTGACCGACTTCACGGTCGAGGTGAACGACGGCGAGGTGGTCCTGGACATCATCCACCGCCTCCAGGCGACCCAGGCGCCCGACCTCGCGGTCCGCTGGAACTGCAAGGCGGGCAAGTGCGGGTCGTGCAGCGCGGAGATCAACGGGCGGCCGCGGCTGATGTGCATGACGCGGATGTCGGTGTTCGCACGTCAGGAGACGATCACGGTAACTCCCTTGCGTGCGTTCCCCGTTGTGCGTGATCTCGTGACCGACGTGTCCTTCAACTACACCAAGGCGCGCGAGGTCCCGGCGTTCGTCCCGCCGAAGGGGGTGGCTCCTGGCGAGTACCGGATGCAGCAGATCGACGTGGAGCGCTCGCAGGAGTTCCGCAAGTGCATCGAGTGCTTCCTGTGCCAGGACACCTGCCATGTGGTGCGCGACCACGAGGAGAACAAGGCGGCCTTCGCGGGCCCGCGCTTCCTGATGCGGGTCGCGGAACTCGACATGCACCCGCTGGACGCTGCCGCCGAGGTGAACCTGGACCGCAAGAAGACCGCGCAGGACGAGCACGGCCTCGGTTACTGCAACATCACCAAGTGCTGTACGGAGGTGTGCCCCGAGCACATCAAGATCACCGACAATGCGCTGATCCCGCTGAAGGAGCGGGCGGTGGACCGCAAGTACGACCCGCTGGTGTGGCTGGGCGACCGGATCCGCCGACGGGAAACGTGA